One Nematostella vectensis chromosome 10, jaNemVect1.1, whole genome shotgun sequence genomic window carries:
- the LOC116618917 gene encoding coiled-coil domain-containing protein 134-like, whose product MDIIHILFHAVVVSLTTASKETVSSEKNTNDDLGLTFFRKGFKLKRAQQLEAVKQLLEVKDYSKQYQLVEIITKNIFKMLGDSKTTIISSGYIPGGEFPKEKETMHALAHILENTAFFGDVLLRLPDITHKIFRHSTEWELLAKWSVSFANETGIFDEMDTTVLNLMAQELEVVPRDPNYTNPYKLSSQIEQAMTNEQKKQQQNAKKKEKKKKRGPRLSGDL is encoded by the exons ATGGACATAATTCATATATTATTTCACGCTGTGGTTGTATCTCTTACTACTGCGAGTAAGGAGACGGTTTCAAGCGAGAAAAATACCAATGATGATCTGGGTCTAACGTTTT TCAGGAAAGGCTTCAAGCTCAAGCGAGCCCAACAGCTAGAAGCAGTGAAACAGTTACTTGAAGTTAAAGACTATTCCAAACAGTACCAGCTAGTGGAAATCATcactaaaaacattttcaag ATGTTAGGTGACTCCAAGACTACCATTATCTCATCTGGCTACATTCCTGGTGGCGAGTTtccaaaagaaaaagagactATGCATG ctCTGGCGCACATCCTGGAAAATACAGCATTTTTTGGTGATGTCCTGTTAAGATTGCCTGATATTACGCATAAG ATCTTTAGACATTCGACTGAGTGGGAATTACTGGCCAAGTGGAGTGTCAGCTTTGCTAATGAGACCGGTATCTTTGATGAAATGGATACTACTGTGTTAAACCTG ATGGCTCAAGAGCTGGAGGTTGTTCCCAGAGATCCAAACTACACCAATCCATACAAACTAAGCTCACAGATTGAGCAG GCCATGACAAATGAACAAAagaagcaacaacaaaatgcaaagaagaaagagaaaaagaagaaaagaggCCCTAGACTGAGTGGCGATTTATAG
- the LOC5513598 gene encoding caveolin-3, translated as MSQSFVQPAAAKRTEIRLRKRDHNTKSTMASTDRIDVEIRGSEKEMEHGNQLNMTDRDPTNMNDHVRVFFQDVFAEPEGTHSIDGVWRTSYKTFVATKYWCYRIITAIFGIPTAILCGCYFACLSFDYIWCVMPCLRGYLIELQCLGKIWGLCIRTFCDPLFESFSKIFSGIRVQNV; from the exons ATGTCCCAGAGCTTTGTCCAGCCTGCAGCAGCCAAACGCACGGAGATCAGACTTCGAAAGCGCGATCACAACACCAAGTCAACAATGGCGTCAACCGATAGAATAGATGTTGAGATTAGAGGCTCTGAGAAAGAGATGGAGCATGGAAACCAGCTGAACATGACGGACAGGGATCCTACGAATATGAATGACCACGTGCGG GTGTTCTTTCAAGACGTATTTGCTGAGCCAGAAGGCACCCATAGTATAGACGGCGTATGGCGAACAAGCTACAAGACCTTCGTGGCGACGAAATACTGGTGCTACCGGATAATAACCGCTATTTTCGGCATTCCCACGGCCATTCTGTGCGGCTGTTACTTTGCGTGCTTGAGCTTTGACTACATCTGGTGCGTCATGCCCTGTCTTAGAGGCTACCTAATCGAGTTGCAGTGCTTGGGGAAGATCTGGGGGCTCTGTATCCGTACATTCTGTGATCCTCTCTTCGAATCTTTTAGCAAGATATTTTCCGGAATTCGTGTACAAAATGTTTAG
- the LOC5513563 gene encoding uncharacterized protein LOC5513563 isoform X2, translated as MDLPIASAANQAQREEQYAVVEHRKFQNIPDFMPTVIAIRENLFSVQGHRGDLSCDKEVLNAWKRKNKTAFQLITDFRRYEKVAKLSTRNFNLVIKISAAPHEYTTNGKISQYTFQFIKASMSEDDIFTALSDILDKKTRIADLNKKETTPGDKKEGCKSCEAYNELIERNKRDKKDVDEINESLRREIKALKSELSKAKTERDSFKAKCEKLQMTVNATQHFVDELQKREVVNLRQHKENERLLESKLNECKAKLEEYSDKYHIEYKQPQIQENTDSAGNQDSPKRLVKKQPHELSTFSGENEYSIDETIHKVSLASGFSFELCESDEPFLFSSEREGEPVDSTIPPSPEANSVADYVIPLSPITLQDNSPNDVTEVRHSTPKRKNEKKMKESKRQKKGEVHGRSAPETQEIVAVVYSTTTTNEDIFFLGSIVESLPEGKILIKFMERN; from the exons ATGGATTTACCAATCGCATCTGCCGCTAACCAGGCTCAACGCGAGGAGCAGTATGCAGTAGTCGAGCATcgtaaatttcaaaatataccCGACTTCATGCCTACAGTGATAGCAATAAGAGAAAATCTGTTTTCGGTACAAGGACACAGGGGAGATCTCTCCTGTGACAAAGAGGTGCTGAATGcttggaaaagaaaaaacaagactGCATTTCAATTAATTACG GATTTCAGGCGATACGAAAAGGTGGCCAAACTAAGCACAAGGAATTTTAACCTTGTAATTAAAATTAGTGCAGCCCCACACGAGTATACAACCAATGGGAAAATATCCCAGTATACTTTTCAATTCATCAAGGCCTCGATGTCTGAAGACGATATCTTCACGGCTTTATCTGATATATTAGATAAAAAGACGAGGATAGCGGATCTGAACAAA AAAGAAACTACACCTGGTGATAAAAAAGAGGGATGTAAATCGTGCGAAGCTTACAATGAATTA ATCGAACGTAATAAACGGGACAAAAAAGATGTCGACGAAATTAATGAATCACTACGAAGAGAAATTAAGGCA TTGAAGTCAGAGCTCTCCAAAGCGAAGACAGAACGAGATTCTTTCAAAGCTAAGTGTGAAAAG cTCCAAATGACAGTGAATGCTACGCAGCACTTTGTAGACGAGCTGCAAAAACGAGAGGTTGTAAATCTGAGACAACACAAAGAG aatgagAGGTTGCTAGAAAGCAAATTAAACGAGTGCAAAGCCAAACTCGAGGAATACTCGGACAAGTACCAT ATTGAATATAAGCAACCGCAGATCCAGGAAAACACGGACAGCGCGGGAAATCAGGATTCCCCAAAACGCTTGGTAAAAAAG CAGCCGCATGAGTTGTCAACTTTTTCTGGCGAGAATGAATACAGCATCGACGAGACAATCCATAAG GTTTCGCTTGCATCTGGGTTCTCGTTTGAGCTCTGCGAGTCAGACGAACCATTTCTTTTCTCGAGTGAACGAGAAGGAGAACCCGTGGATTCAACGATTCCTCCGAGCCCTGAGGCGAATTCTGTTGCAGACTATGTAATACCTTTGTCACCCATCACGCTACAAGACAACTCACCTAATGATGTGACCGAG GTCAGACATTCAACaccgaaaagaaaaaatgaaaagaaaatgaaG GAatcaaaaagacaaaagaaaggCGAAGTACATGGAAGGAGCGCTCCAGAAACTCAG gAAATCGTTGCAGTTGTATACTCTACGACTACGACAAAtgaggatattttttttctcggtTCCATTGTGGAATCTCTACCGGAGGGAAAAATTTTGATTAAGTTTATGGAACGAAACTAG
- the LOC5513563 gene encoding uncharacterized protein LOC5513563 isoform X3, which produces MDLPIASAANQAQREEQYAVVEHRKFQNIPDFMPTVIAIRENLFSVQGHRGDLSCDKEVLNAWKRKNKTAFQLITDFRRYEKVAKLSTRNFNLVIKISAAPHEYTTNGKISQYTFQFIKASMSEDDIFTALSDILDKKTRIADLNKKETTPGDKKEGCKSCEAYNELIERNKRDKKDVDEINESLRREIKALKSELSKAKTERDSFKAKCEKLQMTVNATQHFVDELQKREVVNLRQHKENERLLESKLNECKAKLEEYSDKYHIEYKQPQIQENTDSAGNQDSPKRLVKKVSLASGFSFELCESDEPFLFSSEREGEPVDSTIPPSPEANSVADYVIPLSPITLQDNSPNDVTEVRHSTPKRKNEKKMKESKRQKKGEVHGRSAPETQEIVAVVYSTTTTNEDIFFLGSIVESLPEGKILIKFMERN; this is translated from the exons ATGGATTTACCAATCGCATCTGCCGCTAACCAGGCTCAACGCGAGGAGCAGTATGCAGTAGTCGAGCATcgtaaatttcaaaatataccCGACTTCATGCCTACAGTGATAGCAATAAGAGAAAATCTGTTTTCGGTACAAGGACACAGGGGAGATCTCTCCTGTGACAAAGAGGTGCTGAATGcttggaaaagaaaaaacaagactGCATTTCAATTAATTACG GATTTCAGGCGATACGAAAAGGTGGCCAAACTAAGCACAAGGAATTTTAACCTTGTAATTAAAATTAGTGCAGCCCCACACGAGTATACAACCAATGGGAAAATATCCCAGTATACTTTTCAATTCATCAAGGCCTCGATGTCTGAAGACGATATCTTCACGGCTTTATCTGATATATTAGATAAAAAGACGAGGATAGCGGATCTGAACAAA AAAGAAACTACACCTGGTGATAAAAAAGAGGGATGTAAATCGTGCGAAGCTTACAATGAATTA ATCGAACGTAATAAACGGGACAAAAAAGATGTCGACGAAATTAATGAATCACTACGAAGAGAAATTAAGGCA TTGAAGTCAGAGCTCTCCAAAGCGAAGACAGAACGAGATTCTTTCAAAGCTAAGTGTGAAAAG cTCCAAATGACAGTGAATGCTACGCAGCACTTTGTAGACGAGCTGCAAAAACGAGAGGTTGTAAATCTGAGACAACACAAAGAG aatgagAGGTTGCTAGAAAGCAAATTAAACGAGTGCAAAGCCAAACTCGAGGAATACTCGGACAAGTACCAT ATTGAATATAAGCAACCGCAGATCCAGGAAAACACGGACAGCGCGGGAAATCAGGATTCCCCAAAACGCTTGGTAAAAAAG GTTTCGCTTGCATCTGGGTTCTCGTTTGAGCTCTGCGAGTCAGACGAACCATTTCTTTTCTCGAGTGAACGAGAAGGAGAACCCGTGGATTCAACGATTCCTCCGAGCCCTGAGGCGAATTCTGTTGCAGACTATGTAATACCTTTGTCACCCATCACGCTACAAGACAACTCACCTAATGATGTGACCGAG GTCAGACATTCAACaccgaaaagaaaaaatgaaaagaaaatgaaG GAatcaaaaagacaaaagaaaggCGAAGTACATGGAAGGAGCGCTCCAGAAACTCAG gAAATCGTTGCAGTTGTATACTCTACGACTACGACAAAtgaggatattttttttctcggtTCCATTGTGGAATCTCTACCGGAGGGAAAAATTTTGATTAAGTTTATGGAACGAAACTAG
- the LOC5513563 gene encoding uncharacterized protein LOC5513563 isoform X1, whose translation MDLPIASAANQAQREEQYAVVEHRKFQNIPDFMPTVIAIRENLFSVQGHRGDLSCDKEVLNAWKRKNKTAFQLITDFRRYEKVAKLSTRNFNLVIKISAAPHEYTTNGKISQYTFQFIKASMSEDDIFTALSDILDKKTRIADLNKKETTPGDKKEGCKSCEAYNELIERNKRDKKDVDEINESLRREIKALKSELSKAKTERDSFKAKCEKLQMTVNATQHFVDELQKREVVNLRQHKENERLLESKLNECKAKLEEYSDKYHIEYKQPQIQENTDSAGNQDSPKRLVKKKQPHELSTFSGENEYSIDETIHKVSLASGFSFELCESDEPFLFSSEREGEPVDSTIPPSPEANSVADYVIPLSPITLQDNSPNDVTEVRHSTPKRKNEKKMKESKRQKKGEVHGRSAPETQEIVAVVYSTTTTNEDIFFLGSIVESLPEGKILIKFMERN comes from the exons ATGGATTTACCAATCGCATCTGCCGCTAACCAGGCTCAACGCGAGGAGCAGTATGCAGTAGTCGAGCATcgtaaatttcaaaatataccCGACTTCATGCCTACAGTGATAGCAATAAGAGAAAATCTGTTTTCGGTACAAGGACACAGGGGAGATCTCTCCTGTGACAAAGAGGTGCTGAATGcttggaaaagaaaaaacaagactGCATTTCAATTAATTACG GATTTCAGGCGATACGAAAAGGTGGCCAAACTAAGCACAAGGAATTTTAACCTTGTAATTAAAATTAGTGCAGCCCCACACGAGTATACAACCAATGGGAAAATATCCCAGTATACTTTTCAATTCATCAAGGCCTCGATGTCTGAAGACGATATCTTCACGGCTTTATCTGATATATTAGATAAAAAGACGAGGATAGCGGATCTGAACAAA AAAGAAACTACACCTGGTGATAAAAAAGAGGGATGTAAATCGTGCGAAGCTTACAATGAATTA ATCGAACGTAATAAACGGGACAAAAAAGATGTCGACGAAATTAATGAATCACTACGAAGAGAAATTAAGGCA TTGAAGTCAGAGCTCTCCAAAGCGAAGACAGAACGAGATTCTTTCAAAGCTAAGTGTGAAAAG cTCCAAATGACAGTGAATGCTACGCAGCACTTTGTAGACGAGCTGCAAAAACGAGAGGTTGTAAATCTGAGACAACACAAAGAG aatgagAGGTTGCTAGAAAGCAAATTAAACGAGTGCAAAGCCAAACTCGAGGAATACTCGGACAAGTACCAT ATTGAATATAAGCAACCGCAGATCCAGGAAAACACGGACAGCGCGGGAAATCAGGATTCCCCAAAACGCTTGGTAAAAAAG AAGCAGCCGCATGAGTTGTCAACTTTTTCTGGCGAGAATGAATACAGCATCGACGAGACAATCCATAAG GTTTCGCTTGCATCTGGGTTCTCGTTTGAGCTCTGCGAGTCAGACGAACCATTTCTTTTCTCGAGTGAACGAGAAGGAGAACCCGTGGATTCAACGATTCCTCCGAGCCCTGAGGCGAATTCTGTTGCAGACTATGTAATACCTTTGTCACCCATCACGCTACAAGACAACTCACCTAATGATGTGACCGAG GTCAGACATTCAACaccgaaaagaaaaaatgaaaagaaaatgaaG GAatcaaaaagacaaaagaaaggCGAAGTACATGGAAGGAGCGCTCCAGAAACTCAG gAAATCGTTGCAGTTGTATACTCTACGACTACGACAAAtgaggatattttttttctcggtTCCATTGTGGAATCTCTACCGGAGGGAAAAATTTTGATTAAGTTTATGGAACGAAACTAG